A region of Nakaseomyces glabratus chromosome M, complete sequence DNA encodes the following proteins:
- the UBC7 gene encoding E2 ubiquitin-conjugating protein UBC7 (CAGL0M07568g~Ortholog(s) have ubiquitin conjugating enzyme activity) yields MSKTAQKRLYKELQQLIKDSPPGIVAGPKSDDNLFVWDCLIQGPPDTPYAGGVFNAQLEFPKDYPLSPPKLTFTPSILHPNIYPNGEVCISILHSPGDDPNMYESAEERWSPVQSVEKILLSVMSMLSEPNIESGANIDACILWRDNRAEFEKQVKLSILKSLGF; encoded by the coding sequence ATGTCAAAGACTGCTCAGAAGAGACTTTACAAGGAGTTACAACAGTTGATCAAGGACTCTCCACCGGGGATAGTCGCAGGACCCAAGTCCGACGACAATCTGTTTGTGTGGGACTGTTTGATACAGGGCCCTCCAGATACACCTTATGCTGGCGGTGTATTCAATGCGCAGTTGGAGTTTCCTAAGGACTACCCGCTATCTCCACCGAAGTTGACCTTCACGCCTAGTATTCTACACCCTAATATCTACCCGAATGGTGAAGTGTGCATATCGATCCTGCACTCCCCAGGTGATGATCCCAATATGTATGAGTCTGCAGAGGAGAGATGGTCTCCAGTGCAGAGTGTGGAAAAGATCCTGTTGAGCGTGATGAGTATGCTGAGTGAACCTAACATTGAGAGTGGTGCCAATATTGATGCCTGCATTTTGTGGAGGGATAACAGAGCAGAGTTCGAAAAACAAGTCAAGTTGTCTATACTCAAATCACTGGGTTTCTAA
- the MAC1 gene encoding Mac1p (CAGL0M07590g~Ortholog(s) have core promoter proximal region DNA binding, transcriptional activator activity, RNA polymerase II core promoter proximal region sequence-specific binding activity), translating to MIIFKNDKYACVKCIRGHRSSLCVHTGRMLVKVRNRGRKKGIDVRDAIVVGDIHRKRSCECASGHAGDDSKQYGAPNADVSRPHESGLNSTCVGMNKQPILFVRAKKVLKAQLIGGELKEMSEVDMSRLEVDTSDDETVATTTTVPKVEILDNNVLNVTQGNIDDDMVLVDDTKNFAGASIGELIDEQLSSINVEPTGSHCCGSQPHGIDPMKTTTVTAAATETEKYPFFQLLTKRGVYLSTQCSCSAANCACSNCLIHRTEEEINNYIEASGVPLTNLDSSTSLQATPEIESPRPSCMCKPEECTCDGCDIHTIEVVPFQRIVIHGLINTRLTKKTLIQYRKKLIGQKYWWDYCMVYIPCLRCNNFDGLDIVGFFDNIIKEHGHELEDAKEKVDAGSIQNLTSQAENFIMNMNNSIDNGVSSNTTNNMNNINDTRLQSHYANLVKTEGTISPMFM from the coding sequence ATGATCATATTCAAGAACGATAAGTATGCGTGCGTGAAGTGCATACGTGGACACAGGTCCTCGCTGTGTGTACACACAGGCAGGATGCTTGTTAAAGTGAGGAACCGTGGTCGGAAGAAAGGTATTGATGTTAGAGATGCGATAGTTGTTGGGGATATTCATCGTAAGAGGAGTTGTGAGTGTGCTAGTGGGCATGCTGGCGATGATAGCAAGCAGTATGGTGCTCCTAATGCGGATGTTAGTCGCCCACATGAGTCAGGTTTGAATAGTACATGTGTTGGTATGAATAAGCAGCCGATTTTATTTGTTAGAGCTAAGAAAGTCTTGAAGGCACAACTTATCGGAGGTGAGTTGAAGGAGATGAGTGAGGTTGATATGTCTCGATTAGAGGTTGATACTTCCGATGACGAGACTGTAGCCACTACCACCACAGTACCAAAAGTAGAAATATTAGATAATAATGTACTTAATGTCACGCAAGGTAATATCGATGATGATATGGTTCTGGTTGATGATACAAAGAATTTTGCAGGGGCATCCATCGGTGAGCTAATAGATGAGCAATTGAGTTCGATAAACGTAGAGCCTACGGGCTCGCATTGCTGTGGTTCACAACCACACGGTATCGATCCCATGAAGACTACGACGGTGACTGCAGCAGCAACAGAGACAGAAAAGTATCCATTCTTCCAGTTGCTCACTAAGCGTGGTGTCTATCTGAGCACACAATGTTCTTGCTCCGCAGCTAACTGTGCATGCAGCAACTGTCTGATACATAGgactgaagaagagatcaaTAATTATATTGAGGCTAGTGGGGTACCGTTGACCAATTTAGATAGCTCCACGAGTCTTCAAGCTACGCCGGAGATAGAGAGCCCTAGACCTTCATGCATGTGCAAACCTGAAGAGTGTACGTGTGATGGTTGTGATATACATACGATAGAAGTTGTACCGTTCCAGAGGATAGTTATACATGGTTTAATAAACACAAGACTCACAAAGAAAACTCTAATACAATATAGGAAGAAGTTGATAGGTCAGAAGTATTGGTGGGATTATTGTATGGTGTATATACCGTGTCTACGGTGTAACAATTTTGATGGGTTAGATATCGTTGgattttttgataatattattaaggAGCATGGTCATGAGCTTGAAGATGCGAAGGAAAAAGTGGATGCAGGTTCAATACAGAACTTGACTAGTCAAGCTGAGAATTTtataatgaatatgaacAACAGCATTGACAATGGTGTATCTAGCAATACCACGAACAATATGAACAACATTAATGATACACGATTACAATCACACTATGCAAATCTAGTTAAGACGGAGGGAACAATTTCTCCGATGTTCATGTAG
- the FMS1 gene encoding polyamine oxidase (CAGL0M07612g~Ortholog(s) have polyamine oxidase activity, role in pantothenate biosynthetic process, spermine catabolic process and cytoplasm localization), whose protein sequence is MDRTYDVVVVGAGIAGLKAASVLTQSGKSCLVIESRDRIGGRLCTVTGYNGARYDLGASWHHDTLTNRLFAEEVQLAAVDGADSTPQMFSGGATHCSASSASSASSASTGGNSAGVYAPFVFDDDDPLIVDKIRGSLGDVTIRLIADEIEKFIELYFHSEYTAELSDDNDSQHSHEGFPRADMPLFDMLLMYLQQRAPFLTDDQMWYGIQYARYMELWHGVSWYQLSSRDSFFGHQGRNAFVMNYDTIYNRIHGQIRTELGTVQLNSTVTKIENAGAHTTVSYTTSSASGAEDTQHGQHGAAGQQHTVQCSYVIVTIPQSLLSEGAVEFKPPLVPQISAALQKMHFGSLGKVVFEFEECCWDLHTAKIVAVAHAAADTRAEFTALLRKESREKNYTAQRLQALVQDVKQLLGDDAVRHDCWNQPLLFVNMAKTTGVPSLMMLMAPPLTHYIESLHDSHQVYEFFKPVLSQIMSVCNAPGHIINGLDIAGGVAGDDANVSDKGPILRNVIVTDWTNDPYSKGAYSACYAGDDALDMFLAMSNGQSSRVRFAGEHTILDGAGCAYGAWESGEREANYILKQMK, encoded by the coding sequence ATGGATAGGACATATGACGTGGTGGTGGTAGGTGCTGGTATTGCCGGTTTGAAAGCAGCTTCAGTGCTGACACAGAGTGGTAAGAGTTGCCTGGTAATTGAGTCACGGGACCGTATTGGAGGCAGACTCTGTACCGTTACTGGGTACAACGGCGCCCGGTATGATCTGGGCGCGTCCTGGCACCACGACACGCTCACGAACCGTCTCTTTGCGGAGGAAGTGCAGCTAGCCGCTGTGGACGGTGCCGACAGTACTCCGCAGATGTTTAGCGGTGGAGCAACTCACTGCTCTGCAAGCTCTGCAAGCTCTGCAAGCTCTGCAAGCACCGGAGGCAACAGTGCAGGTGTGTATGCACCATTTGTGTTCGACGATGACGATCCGTTGATTGTGGACAAGATCCGCGGATCCCTTGGCGACGTAACGATAAGACTAATTGCGGACGAAATAGAGAAGTTCATCGAACTGTACTTCCACTCTGAGTACACTGCAGAGCTCAGTGACGATAATGACTCACAACACTCCCACGAGGGGTTCCCGCGGGCGGATATGCCGCTGTTCGACATGCTACTCATGTACCTGCAGCAACGTGCGCCATTTCTCACCGACGACCAGATGTGGTACGGCATACAGTATGCGCGTTACATGGAGCTGTGGCACGGCGTGTCCTGGTACCAACTGAGCAGCCGCGACAGTTTCTTCGGCCACCAAGGCCGGAATGCATTTGTCATGAACTATGACACCATATACAACAGAATACACGGGCAGATCCGCACGGAGCTTGGCACAGTGCAATTAAACTCAACTGTAACCAAGATCGAGAATGCAGGAGCACACACCACAGTATCTTACACCACTTCCAGCGCCAGCGGCGCAGAAGACACACAACACGGCCAACACGGAGCTGCAGGACAGCAGCACACCGTGCAGTGCAGTTACGTGATAGTAACAATTCCCCAGAGTCTTCTGAGCGAAGGAGCAGTGGAGTTTAAGCCGCCGCTGGTGCCTCAGATCTCTGCCGCTTTGCAGAAGATGCACTTCGGCTCCTTGGGGAAAGTAGTGTTCGAGTTCGAGGAGTGCTGCTGGGATCTGCACACTGCGAAGATCGTTGCCGTGGCACACGCAGCAGCCGACACCCGGGCCGAATTTACCGCATTGCTCAGAAAGGAGAGCAGAGAGAAGAACTACACGGCTCAGCGGTTGCAGGCTCTCGTGCAGGATGTTAAGCAGCTTTTGGGTGATGATGCCGTCAGGCACGACTGCTGGAACCAGCCGCTGCTGTTTGTGAACATGGCCAAGACCACCGGCGTTCCATCCTTGATGATGTTGATGGCACCACCGCTGACTCACTATATCGAGTCTCTGCATGACTCTCACCAAGTATACGAGTTCTTCAAACCGGTGTTGTCACAGATTATGAGTGTATGTAACGCACCTGGTCATATAATCAATGGTCTTGATATCGCTGGTGGTGTCGCTGGTGATGACGCCAACGTTTCGGACAAGGGTCCTATCCTACGTAACGTGATAGTCACGGACTGGACCAATGATCCGTACTCTAAAGGTGCTTATTCTGCTTGTTATGCAGGTGATGACGCCCTAGACATGTTTTTGGCCATGAGTAATGGACAAAGCTCTCGGGTGAGGTTCGCTGGTGAGCACACGATTCTAGATGGTGCTGGGTGTGCCTATGGTGCTTGGGAAAGTGGTGAAAGAGAAGCAAACTACATTCTAAAGCAAATGAAATGA
- the SOK2 gene encoding Sok2p (CAGL0M07634g~Ortholog(s) have DNA binding transcription factor activity, sequence-specific DNA binding activity) produces MSERELPGYTYLPPPRLSYQPSIALVPGVMQVRPPASPASPVGTGAGTPGAAGTTGITGISSTTGTTGTGGTALGTVPTSALTNNNNNNNSSSSGNAYMTSALASWNQYQYPWLQHPLLSRVITTYWEDEHTICHGVNHNGVTVVRRADNDMVNGTKLLNVTGMTRGRRDGILKNEPVRDVVKGGPMTLKGVWIPIDRARAIARQEGIEQWLYPLFIDDLHQAITLLRQQVQPQVQMPAPQLPVQSQQLIPQIHHHM; encoded by the coding sequence ATGTCTGAAAGAGAATTGCCTGGATACACATACTTACCCCCACCAAGGCTGTCATACCAGCCTTCTATAGCTCTAGTACCTGGAGTCATGCAGGTGCGTCCTCCTGCTAGTCCTGCCAGTCCCGTTGGTACTGGTGCTGGCACTCCAGGTGCTGCTGGTACTACTGGTATTACTGGTATTTCTAGTACTACTGGTACTACTGGTACTGGCGGTACTGCGCTCGGTACCGTGCCCACTAGTGCACTTaccaataacaacaacaacaacaacagcagcagcagcggCAATGCGTACATGACGTCTGCACTTGCGTCCTGGAACCAGTACCAGTACCCGTGGTTGCAACACCCGCTGCTGAGCCGCGTGATAACCACGTACTGGGAGGACGAGCACACGATATGCCACGGAGTGAACCACAACGGAGTTACTGTTGTGAGGCGTGCGGACAACGACATGGTCAACGGCACGAAGCTGCTGAATGTCACTGGGATGACCCGTGGCAGACGGGATGGTATTCTTAAGAATGAGCCTGTGCGTGATGTAGTGAAGGGCGGTCCTATGACGCTGAAGGGTGTGTGGATACCAATAGACCGGGCCCGCGCCATCGCGAGACAGGAAGGCATAGAGCAATGGCTGTACCCATTGTTCATCGACGACCTGCACCAGGCCATCACGTTGTTGAGACAGCAGGTGCAGCCCCAGGTCCAAATGCCCGCCCCACAGCTGCCCGTCCAGTCACAACAACTCATCCCCCAAATACATCACCACATGTAA